The DNA segment GTGCGCGTGAACGCGCGCGGCGCGGAACAGCCGGAAGAACTCGCGCGGCTCGTCGCGGACAGTTGCGCGCAACTTGCCGATTACGCCGCGCCGCGGGGCATCAACGTCGTCATCGAGAACCATGGCGGTCCGTCGTCGGATCCGGCCTGGCTGACGGGCGTCGTGCGCGCGGTAGGCAAACCCAATTTCGGCGCTCTGCCGGATTTCGGCAACTTCCCTCCCGAAATCGACCGCTACGACGCGGTCGAAGCGCTCATGCCCCACGCAAAGGCCGTCAGCGCGAAGGCCATGGGTTTCACCGGTGGCGGCGACGTTGCGGAGACCGATTTCCACCGCATGATGCGCATCGTGCGCGACGCGGGTTACACCGGTTACGTAGGTGTCGAGTCCGGCGCCACGGAGCAACAGGACGAAGCGGAAGCCGTACACAAGACGCGAGCGCTGTTGCTGCGCATCCGCGAAGATTTCAAGCAGCGCTTGCCCATGTTCAACGGTCAAGACCTGGCCGGCTGGGTCGTGGTCGAAGGCGGCGATTGGACCTTCGAGAACGGCGAACTCATCGGGCGTAACGGGCGCAACTGGTCCACGAATCCCGAGGTGACGGGGTCCTGGCTGCGCAAGGAGCGCGAGTACGAGGATTTCCGTCTCGAACTGCAATATGCGATCAACGAGGCCGGCAACAGCGGCGTGTTCTTCCGCAGCGCAGCCGAAAAGAACCCCGCCTTCACCGGCTACGAGATGCAGATCGTCGACGGCCACGGCGTCCCACCGTCGAAACAGGGCGCCACGGCGTTGTACGACCTTGCCGCCCCCTCCGAAAACCGCGTGCGCGAGGCGGGACAGTGGAATACCGTCACCATCACGGCCCGCCGCGACCGTATCGTCATCGAAATGAACGGCAGAACCGTGCTCGATACGGTCCAGACCCGGTCCCGCAAGGGCTTCATCGGCCTGCAGAACCACGACGAACACGCCGTGGTCCGTTTTCGTAACGTCCGCGTACAGAGACTCTAGCCCCAAGGTCGGCGCATACCGTTTCCCGAAAGATGCACCTTTCCAGCGCGTGTATTGCGTCTTCCTGTCTTTCTGCCTATGGAAGCCTGCTTCAGTAACGATACGTTATGAAACGTATCGATACATTTCTGAGACGCTATGAGACGTTTTTTGAACCAAGAGATGGCTTCGGCGTTTGCCGAAATCTCACATAAGTCTAGTCATTATAAGATCATATGCGAATTGGCACAGAACATGCTCTTTATCGATTGAGATAATCGACAAATGAAAGGAACTCCGTATGATTAGGCGAATTATCACTGACATATTGGCCGAGGCCCGGCAACGGCGCCGGCCCGCACTGGATTTCATCCACGAGGCAATCCTGAGCGGAGACCCGCCATCGGCGGACACGTTTGCCAGCGCGCGCCGCAAGGGGCAAAAGGGCCACTACGCGTCGCGGTGGGGCGTCGGGCCGGGCTCGGGCCTGCCGCAGGCATCGGGGTCCGGCGGCTCTTAAGAGGCCGGGACACGCCACGCCTCCACGTAACGCTTGGGTGGACAGCGTATCTGAAACGCCGTTGTTCAAACGAGTGAGCGTGCGGGCGGGATGTGCGTCCTGCCCCAAGAAAGCTGAAGTCCCCGCCGTTCGGCCTGGCTGCGCCAGTTGAACGGCGGGGGCATTCTTTCAAGGGGGGTGCCGCCGGCCCCAGGTCACTTGGCGACGTATTCGTAAGCGCCCATGTCGAAGTCGGACCCGTCGCCGCGCGGGTCGGCCGTTCCGTCGAAGCCGCGGGGTACGCCCAGGATGTCCGTGACCACGCCGCCATATTCGCCGGGGCTGGTATCGCGCCCCGCGTCGATACAGGCCGATCCGCTGGTCAGGCTCAGGGTGCCGCCGGCCAGATTCACGAACATCGGATGTAGCTTGATATTGCCCTCGCCTTCGATCTGCGTCATGGCATCCGTATATGTCACCGAAGCCAGGGCGCCGGAACCCGCCACGTCGAGCCCGCTGTTATTCCACAGAATGCAGTTGGTTATGTTGGCGACCACATCCTTGTTGTAGATGCCGCCGGCGTGCGCCTCAAGCACCGAGTCGGAGGCGTTGCTCGCAAGCGTGCAGTTGGTGACCGTGATGGACCCGCTGGTGACCAGGCCGCTGTTAAACATGGCGGCGCCGGCCGGCGCGGCCGTGTAGTCCGTCGTCGTGTTGCCAAAAAAGACGGAATTCGTGTACACCGCCGTCGATGTGTCGTTGTAGATGCCGCCGCCACCCGCTTCCGCGAAGATGCCAATGTTATTGGTCTCGGATTCGTTCTCGCGCACGACGGAACCGCTCATGTAC comes from the Candidatus Hydrogenedentota bacterium genome and includes:
- a CDS encoding DUF1080 domain-containing protein, which gives rise to MTRREFLALSTAVACGSAMPAAPRFAFGAESGPEPFLISLAEWSLVKSIRAGKLTNLLFPHVARTEFGIDCVEFVDQFFADKAQDTTYLGELKQRAEDDGVRLGLIMLDTNGPLGAADGAERARAVENTRAWIDAAAFLGCVTVRVNARGAEQPEELARLVADSCAQLADYAAPRGINVVIENHGGPSSDPAWLTGVVRAVGKPNFGALPDFGNFPPEIDRYDAVEALMPHAKAVSAKAMGFTGGGDVAETDFHRMMRIVRDAGYTGYVGVESGATEQQDEAEAVHKTRALLLRIREDFKQRLPMFNGQDLAGWVVVEGGDWTFENGELIGRNGRNWSTNPEVTGSWLRKEREYEDFRLELQYAINEAGNSGVFFRSAAEKNPAFTGYEMQIVDGHGVPPSKQGATALYDLAAPSENRVREAGQWNTVTITARRDRIVIEMNGRTVLDTVQTRSRKGFIGLQNHDEHAVVRFRNVRVQRL